A DNA window from Terriglobia bacterium contains the following coding sequences:
- a CDS encoding DUF1571 domain-containing protein, giving the protein MRSLRRFGWPLGLAVALAAWAGGAGPSRDADPEAILASMGESADRVLDYTMTLVRQERMGDTLQPERTAIEKWARPYRIYLKEIAGFDSGQEVLFVRGWNGDRLRAHKGGILSWITVNLDPQGARAMAHAHHPVTDASLPGFVKTVLDNVAEASRRGEGSVRSVGREALWGRPSIEIELTSPRAGDPRVMKKGETLWDVARESGQTMYVILHANRAKGWRTTRDPRPGDSVFVPRYYAGKVLLWVDEELKLPIQALIYDHDGNLYERYEHHDLRVNVGLTDADFDPKNSAYGF; this is encoded by the coding sequence CGCGGCGTGGGCCGGAGGCGCGGGCCCGTCCCGGGACGCCGACCCGGAAGCGATCCTCGCCTCCATGGGCGAGTCCGCCGACCGGGTCCTCGACTACACGATGACCCTGGTCCGGCAGGAGCGCATGGGCGACACCCTGCAGCCCGAGCGCACCGCGATCGAGAAGTGGGCGCGCCCGTACCGGATCTACCTCAAGGAGATCGCCGGATTCGACTCGGGGCAGGAGGTCCTGTTCGTCCGGGGATGGAACGGCGACCGGCTCCGCGCTCACAAGGGGGGGATTCTGAGCTGGATCACCGTGAACCTGGATCCGCAAGGGGCGCGGGCGATGGCGCATGCGCACCATCCGGTGACGGATGCGAGCCTCCCGGGGTTCGTGAAGACGGTGCTCGACAACGTGGCGGAAGCCAGCCGGCGCGGGGAGGGAAGCGTGCGCTCCGTCGGCCGGGAGGCGCTCTGGGGCAGGCCCTCGATCGAGATCGAGCTCACGAGCCCCCGCGCCGGGGACCCTCGCGTGATGAAGAAGGGGGAGACGCTCTGGGACGTCGCGCGGGAGTCGGGCCAGACGATGTACGTGATCCTCCACGCGAACCGCGCGAAGGGGTGGCGCACAACGCGCGACCCGCGGCCGGGCGACTCCGTTTTCGTCCCACGCTACTATGCCGGGAAGGTCCTCCTCTGGGTGGACGAAGAGTTGAAGCTGCCGATCCAGGCGCTCATTTACGACCACGACGGGAACCTGTACGAGCGGTACGAGCACCACGACCTCAGGGTGAACGTCGGCCTCACCGACGCGGACTTCGATCCGAAGAACTCCGCGTACGGCTTCTGA